Proteins from a genomic interval of Schistocerca piceifrons isolate TAMUIC-IGC-003096 chromosome 3, iqSchPice1.1, whole genome shotgun sequence:
- the LOC124788816 gene encoding uncharacterized protein LOC124788816, translating to MSSFKCEVCGNEYSYRKILKRHISTAHPQKLSEMMPPVTDKEPSCTYQRYICDKDFTCKSSLKRHQQNIHGQPQQQGFKCTMCAFETDSKKCWIDHFQSAHGLCVKPEALEFSSEEEFLKWKEEMECATHSKFIKSCGTKFYDEGPTCYYVCHRSGQFTSKGDGRRHLKLTGSNKINGKCPAEIKVQYKEGKCHVTFVSTHVGHDLDLSHLNLTEKEQMKIAEDIAAGIPFPTVLQKIQETVQSSNLKRVHLTTMQDLHNIAAAYNLSSKSVRHSNDAISVEAWVQEVQQSDNPCVLFYKPQETINDLYPELKSEDFALIIMNNAQGEILTKYGGDCICVDGTHGLNGYDFEVTTLLVLDDMRQGFPCAFLISNRNDSDVLSIFFNCVKSQVGQISPKVFMTDLAESYSIAWNKTMGHPEMRFFCTWHVDRAWRANIKSKIRSSDKRNEVYKLVKSLMQVRDVAVFQESLVKALQKLNSDPETSEFFHYFKTYYEKNVKCWAYCHRMRSGLNTNMHLESMHKTLKYIHANAKQVKRLDKGISALMSLVTAKLFDRLIVNVKGKLTSKMKNIRRKHKCSILMNKDSIRKVGRGWEVPATKSHEVYLVQENNIFCNCKLVCTDCKVCIHRYSCTCIDYSIKLNMCKHIHNVCQLDSTEQNPFEISELQDAVATDVGDMSCINEKEVILKQVSGNANSCTPEALAEEKRKIISRFSEIVSGMSATEVQLANKMVTSLKVNVGAVRTSSGISFISPQRSLKRNLLPQRRLFSTKKTSSSKRISMAVPNAEETNNILRTLLDEDL from the coding sequence ATGAGTTCTTTTAAATGTGAAGTTTGCGGCAATGAGTACAGTTACCGCAAGATTCTGAAGAGGCATATATCCACAGCCCATCCACAGAAGCTGAGCGAAATGATGCCTCCTGTTACAGATAAGGAACCTTCGTGTACATACCAACGCTACATATGCGACAAGGATTTTACTTGTAAAAGTAGTTTAAAACGCCACCAACAAAATATTCATGGCCAACCGCAACAGCAAGGGTTTAAGTGTACAATGTGTGCATTTGAAACCGATTCAAAAAAGTGCTGGATCGATCATTTTCAGTCTGCACACGGATTATGTGTGAAACCAGAAGCCCTGGAATTctccagtgaagaagaatttttaaaatggaaagaagaaatggaatgtgctacacattccaaattcattaaaagctgtggCACTAAATTTTACGATGAGGGCCCCACATGTTATTACGTTTGCCATCGCTCAGGTCAGTTTACCTCCAAAGGTGATGGGAGAAGACATCTGAAATTGACAGGAAGCAACAAAATTAATGGCAAGTGCCCTGCAGAGATTAAAGTGCAGTACAAAGAAGGAAAATGCCACGTAACTTTTGTGTCCACTCACGTTGGTCACGATCTGGACCTAAGTCATCTCAACCTGACGGAAAAAGAACAGATGAAGATAGCTGAGGACATTGCTGCAGGAATCCCATTTCCTACTGTCCTCCAAAAAATTCAAGAAACAGTGCAGAGTTCGAATTTGAAGAGAGTGCATCTTACAACGATGCAGGATTTGCATAATATTGCAGCTGCGTATAACCTGTCTTCAAAGTCAGTCAGACATTCAAATGATGCGATCAGCGTGGAAGCTTgggtgcaagaagtgcagcaaaGTGACAATCCATGTGTATTGTTCTATAAGCCTCAAGAAACAATTAATGATCTGTACCCTGAACTGAAAAGTGAAGACTTTGCATTAATTATAATGAACAACGCACAAGgcgaaatattaacaaaatatggaGGTGACTGTATTTGTGTCGATGGAACTCATGGCCTAAATGGCTATGATTTTGAAGTTACAACATTACTTGTACTGGATGATATGAGGCAAGGATTTCCATGTGCTTTCCTCATATCTAACAGGAATGACTCAGAtgttttgagtatatttttcaATTGTGTTAAGTCTCAGGTTGGACAGATTTCCCCAAAAGTATTCATGACGGACCTGGCAGAATCGTATAGTATCGCTTGGAACAAAACAATGGGACATCCTGAAATGAGATTTTTCTGTACCTGGCACGTCGATAGAGCCTGGAGGGCCAATATTAAGAGCAAAATTAGAAGTTCGGACAAGAGAAACGAGGTGTACAaacttgttaaatcgttaatgcagGTAAGAGATGTTGCTGTGTTTCAAGAATCGTTGGTAAAAGCATTGCAGAAACTCAACAGCGATCCAGAGACTtcagaattttttcactatttcaagacgtattatgaaaaaaatgtgaagtgttGGGCATATTGTCATAGGATGCGATCCGGACTCAACACAAACATGCACCTGGAGAGCATGCATAAGACATTGAAATATATACATGCTAATGCAAAGCAGGTAAAACGTTTGGACAAAGGTATATCTGCTTTGATGTCGCTTGTAACAGCAAAGCTGTTTGACAGGCTCATTGTCAACGTGAAAGGGAAGctaacaagtaaaatgaaaaacattcGCCGTAAACACAAATGCAGCATTCTGATGAATAAGGACTCAATTAGGAAGGTAGGCAGAGGTTGGGAAGTACCAGCCACAAAATCACATGAAGTTTACCTTGTACAAGAAAATAATATCTTCTGTAACTGTAAATTAGTGTGCACTGACTGTAAAGTGTGCATTCATAGGTATTCCTGCACGTGTATTGATTATAGCATTAAGTTAAATATGTGCAAGCATATACATAATGTTTGCCAACTAGACAGTACAGAACAAAATCCTTTTGAAATTTCTGAATTACAAGATGCAGTAGCTACAGATGTTGGAGATATGTCTTGCATTAATGAGAAAGAAGTGATTTTGAAGCAAGTAAGTGGAAATGCTAATTCCTGCACCCCAGAAGCATTggcagaagagaagagaaaaattatttctaggttttcagaaatTGTTTCTGGTATGTCAGCTACTGAAGTTCAGCTGGCTAACAAAATGGTGACTTCGTTGAAGGTTAATGTAGGTGCTGTTCGCACCAGTAGTGGTATCTCTTTCATTAGCCCACAAAGAAGTCTCAAGAGGAATCTTTTGCCCCAGAGGAGGCTGTTTTCAACAAAGAAGACAAGTTCCTCAAAACGCATATCCATGGCAGTTCCTAATGCAGAAGAAACCAACAACATCCTGAGAACACTTCTGGATGAAGATTTATAG